The Bacteroides sp. AN502(2024) DNA segment GTTAATGATGTGTTCAGATATTATTTACGCATATTACGTGCTAAAAATAATCAAACTACATCTGAACCAAATTTGAGAAATTTCTTTTTGAATAATTCAGTTTCTCCATTTAAAACGAGAAATTGGCAATATATTATGGATGACTTAGTGTTGATTGTTGATGTATTGGAGAGAATTGATTCATTGCAATATACTTCCAATAAAACGGCATTGTTATATCAAGTTCTTAAAGTTCATTCAAGTGCCATTCCTTTTTCTGCTATGGTTGCATTTGTATATAGCATTAAAGGTCAAGATGATTTACAACAAGAGAATGAAATCCTTCATTTTTTGGAGTTACTCATAAAAATATGTTATTCTCATGATCCTGCTCAAGATATTAAATATGTAATATTTGATCTCAATGTCAGAATAATGAATAATAAGGCAATACAATTAAAGCCAATTAATGTATCTGATGACTTCTTTAATGAGAGGCGTCGATTAAGAAGTGGCTTCGTCATGTTATATCATTATTTAAAAGAAAATGATTGGACAAAGAACAAATTGAGCGGTAGTTTAAACATAGAACGCATTGCAAAACAAAATGATATGCCATCGCATATTGATTGGCCTACAAATACGCTCTCTGATGATTTAGAGAGTATGGCGAATTTTTCAATTATTGATTTTCCTAAAACTTATAAATCACTTTTAGAACGAAGTTCTTCGTTCAATTCATCTTCGCTCAGTTCAGTGGCTTGCATTTTAGGTGGAAAAAACTACTATTCCTATGCTGATTTTTTGAGCAGGAAAGAAGATATGCAAGCTACTATTTCTGCATTTCTTTCATCTAATTGCCAAATAGATTGTGAATAATATAATTATTTCTAATTTCAAAGGAATTGAACACTCTATAGAATTAGATTTTTCTATCCTAAAAGACGGAATAAGTATTCCCTCAAATAATATGGTGTTGTACTCAGAGAATGGAGGTGGAAAAACATCAATAGCAGAAGCAATACGTTTAATGGCATTTCGTACAGAATTTGAGAATAGTAAAATTGCCCCTTATATTGTTGGAGAGGAAAGAGAAGCTGCAAAAAGAGATTGGCTGAATAATTTTTTACACAATCAATCAACAGAATCATTTGAAATAGAAATTGATGGGATGAAGTTTTCAGATTGGCAACCAGATATAATTTCAAATGTATTGATACTAGGTAGGTCTCAACTTATACCAACATCAAAAATTAATCTTGCGGAAATTCTTGATACATCATATTTTGGATCTTCACATAACCTCTCCGAATTGCTATCTGCAGATGCAGTAACCCTTATATTAGATGAAGTTAATGAAATCTTGAACACTGATTTCAAGGAGCAAATTTCATTAGCATTGCCAGAAACAGGAGAAAATATTGTCGGAATAAACGGGGTGATAGATGGTCTTTTAACTGAAAATATTGATGAAAAATTGAATGAAGCTCAACAAAATTTGATAAAGATACTACTCTTTTTAAATTATATCAAATTGTTACCCAGACTAGATATGGGTAAAAAATACTTCATTGTGATAGATGATATAATGTCTAGTTTAGATTTGGCAAATAGAATTATATTAGCCCGTTTTTTAACTAAACTTGGATTAGATAATCAAATGCTAATAATGACTCACAATGTAGGGTTTTATAACCTCATGAAACATCTCGTTTGTGTTGAGAATTCAACTGAAAAATGGTCATTCAAATCATTATATAAGATAGATGGCAAACATACCATTTGCCCATCCAATGATGAATGTACGGTAGATGAGCTGGTTAAACGATTTGATGGGCACATTCTACCAAATAATGATTTGGCCATAAATGCGATGCGTAGAAAATTTGAAAAATTACTACATGAATTTGGGAAAATTCTTATTCTTGGAGTGCAAGATGAAACAATTAATATCATTCAAAAAATAAGTAGTATTGGAAATGAGTATTATTGTAATATCGAAGGGAATAAAATTAAGACTCATATTGATTTACTACGGGAACTTTCATCAATTATTGACGTTTGTCCACAAGAACAACTACAATCTAAAATTAGGAAGTTATTTCTTCGGTATGATAATGGTAATAATATGCCTTGGATTGCTGATGTTATAAAACATTTACACACCTTCCAAAAAGTCATATTTCATCAAGGTTCCCATGATCAAATTGGTATTCAACCAGTCATTTCTGCAAAAGAAATAACAATGTCGCTTGAACTTATGAAACGTTTAGAACTAATTGTGAATAGGAGTTCTTCTAATTACCCATACTTTATGTAAAGTTGTTATATTCTAACTATTTATAATATAACTATATTCTCACAATTTAGGGAAAGAATAAACAGAGAGGAGGTTTCGCTGACAGAAGCGAAAACAAGAGAATCTGCAATATCGGCGATATAGTGGTTGCGGATGGTAGCATTTGCAGCGGAAGGGCGAGTTGTCTTTTCTGAGGTCATGGATATGAAAAGGATGCGATTTGAATCGTAAGCATTCGGTAAACCACGTTGCAATTTTTGTGAAATTAGTTCCGAATCGGTGCTATTCGTAGTCGATTCGGAACTAATAGTATCTATTCGGAACAAGTTTGATTGGATTTTACCCAATTACGTGGTAGAAGTTCTTCCATATTCTTCTCATCCCTTTCATAATATGGAATTTTGCTCAGGACATCTTCCATCCAGATTCTGGGGTCTACTTCTGCTGATTTGCAGGTTGAAATCAGTGAGTATACGATGGCAGCCCTGTATGCTGATGCATCGTTTCCGCAGAGCAGATAGTTCTTTCTTCCCAAAGCCAAAGGTCTTATGGCATTTTCTATACGGTTGTCATCA contains these protein-coding regions:
- a CDS encoding DUF262 domain-containing protein — translated: MALSLSAEQKNLRALFINDDRYVVPSFQRPYRWTKKEAKQLFDDITQAYNADEDYFVGNIVIARGNEDKARPQIVDGQQRILTLWMFLKALTILTNVSRLEEMLSIRDWEDNSVLSKIDSLVFEEADQIGIDNLLNWNVDDFNKGIKEISKLGLIQYNAIQIYRWLQEFLNRISESEKTKFWKYFIDRIYLLPIVLDGKDISEATSRALTIFETINNRGLDLADADILKAKLYEMACAGNEGNKFISQWKDLGQKCLELNASVNDVFRYYLRILRAKNNQTTSEPNLRNFFLNNSVSPFKTRNWQYIMDDLVLIVDVLERIDSLQYTSNKTALLYQVLKVHSSAIPFSAMVAFVYSIKGQDDLQQENEILHFLELLIKICYSHDPAQDIKYVIFDLNVRIMNNKAIQLKPINVSDDFFNERRRLRSGFVMLYHYLKENDWTKNKLSGSLNIERIAKQNDMPSHIDWPTNTLSDDLESMANFSIIDFPKTYKSLLERSSSFNSSSLSSVACILGGKNYYSYADFLSRKEDMQATISAFLSSNCQIDCE